A genomic window from Gossypium hirsutum isolate 1008001.06 chromosome D12, Gossypium_hirsutum_v2.1, whole genome shotgun sequence includes:
- the LOC107947184 gene encoding nascent polypeptide-associated complex subunit alpha-like protein 2 has translation MSPAAVVEAANPETEQVPSTEESKIELQSEEAVVEDVKEDEKEHDDDDDEDDDDDDDDDKEDGAQGANGSSKQSRSEKKSRKAMLKLGMKPVTGVSRVTIKRTKNVLFFISKPDVFKSPNSETYVIFGEAKIEDLSSQLQTQAAQQFRMPDIGSLAAKPDTSTAAAAPADEEEEEVDETGVEPRDIDLVMTQAGVSRAKAVKALKSNNGDIVSAIMELTT, from the exons ATGTCGCCAGCTGCTGTGGTTGAAGCCGCCAATCCTGAGACTGAGCAGGTTCCTTCTACTGAGGAATCCAAGATAGAGCTTCAG AGCGAGGAGGCTGTGGTTGAAGATGTTAAAGAAGATGAGAAAGAACatgacgacgacgacgacgaggatgacgacgacgacgacgacgatgATAAGGAAGATGGTGCCCAAG GTGCTAATGGAAGTTCAAAGCAAAGCAGAAGTGAGAAGAAGAGTAGGAAGGCCATGTTAAAGTTAGGCATGAAGCCTGTTACTGGTGTAAGCAGGGTCACCATTAAGAGAACAAAAAAT GTGCTATTTTTCATCTCGAAACCTGATGTTTTCAAGAGCCCAAATTCAGAGACCTATGTCATTTTCGGTGAGGCTAAGATAGAGGATTTGAGCTCTCAGCTCCAGACACAAGCTGCCCAGCAGTTCAGGATGCCAGACATTGGTTCTTTGGCAGCTAAGCCAGACACTTCTACTGCAGCTGCTGCACCGGCTGATGAGGAAGAGGAAGAAGTTGATGAGACTGGTGTAGAGCCTAGGGACATTGACTTGGTCATGACACAGGCTGGGGTTTCGAGGGCCAAGGCTGTCAAGGCTCTCAAGAGTAACAATGGTGACATTGTGAGTGCTATTATGGAGCTTACCACTTAG
- the LOC107947188 gene encoding uncharacterized protein, with translation MEGKEVIVISSSPEKDRMLSNISCKQEDDDGSTLLKKNMDMMEDCFILDFNPFDSMNIAKLSFTIQDAHDDDDDDDDLTVVAEKGKVACRDYPHSRHLCLRFPFDKTPHEKHCYLCYCYVCDSVAPCEFWTIHCHASEHVEDWKSQRELTRLKIRRQIGF, from the exons ATGGAGGGTAAGGAAGTAATAGTCATATCATCATCGCCTGAGAAAGATAGGATGCTAAGCAACATTAGCTGTAAACAGGAGGATGATGATGGGAGTACTTTACTGAAAAAGAACATGGACATGATGGAGGATTGTTTTATTCTTGATTTTAACCCTTTTGATTCGATGAACATTGCCAAGCTCTCCTTCACCATCCAGGACGcccatgatgatgatgatgatgatgatgatctcACTGTCGTCGCTGAGAAGGGCAAG GTTGCTTGTAGAGATTATCCACATTCAAGGCATCTTTGTCTGCGATTTCCCTTTGATAAAACACCTCATGAGAAGCACTGTTACCTG TGTTACTGTTATGTTTGTGATTCAGTGGCGCCCTGTGAGTTTTGGACGATACATTGTCATGCATCAGAGCATGTTGAGGATTGGAAGTCCCAAAGGGAATTGACGAGACTGAAAATTCGGCGTCAAATTGGCTTCTAA